Proteins encoded within one genomic window of Amycolatopsis nigrescens CSC17Ta-90:
- the ruvA gene encoding Holliday junction branch migration protein RuvA: protein MISSVRGEVLAIGLDHVVVEVGGVGLAVQATPSTLATLRRGEQTRLHTALVVREDSLTLFGFADVAARELFGLLQTVSGIGPRIALAALAVLDPDKLTAALSEGNITVLTQVPGIGRKGAERLSLELRDKVTATTGEPETAGVPVAGSAVRAEVAEALIGLGFPAKQAEQAVDHVLAGISTADTADTPTVLRAALATLGRKR from the coding sequence ATGATCTCCTCGGTACGCGGTGAAGTGCTGGCCATCGGGCTGGACCACGTGGTGGTCGAGGTCGGCGGGGTCGGGCTCGCCGTGCAGGCCACCCCGTCCACGCTGGCGACGCTGCGCCGCGGCGAACAGACCAGGCTGCACACCGCGCTGGTGGTGCGGGAGGACTCGCTGACCCTGTTCGGTTTCGCTGACGTGGCGGCGCGCGAGCTGTTCGGGCTGCTGCAGACGGTGTCCGGGATAGGCCCGCGGATCGCGCTGGCCGCGCTGGCCGTGCTGGACCCGGACAAGCTCACCGCGGCGCTGTCCGAAGGCAATATCACCGTGCTCACCCAGGTGCCCGGCATCGGGCGCAAGGGCGCCGAGCGGCTGAGCCTGGAACTGCGGGACAAGGTGACCGCCACGACGGGCGAACCGGAGACCGCCGGGGTCCCGGTGGCGGGCAGCGCGGTGCGCGCGGAAGTGGCCGAGGCGCTCATCGGCCTCGGTTTCCCGGCGAAACAGGCCGAACAGGCGGTGGACCACGTGCTCGCCGGTATCAGCACAGCCGACACCGCCGATACGCCGACCGTGCTGCGGGCCGCGCTGGCCACCCTCGGCCGCAAGCGCTAG
- the ruvB gene encoding Holliday junction branch migration DNA helicase RuvB, producing MTEFEPDPAAVEAEALSALAQTGEREVETTLRPRRLAEFVGQPRVREQLELVLESARRRGVPPDHVLLSGPPGLGKTSLAMIVAAELDAAIRITSGPALERAGDLAAMLSNLAEGDVLFIDEIHRIARPAEEMLYLAMEDFRVDVVVGKGPGATSIPLEIAPFTLVGATTRSGALTGPLRDRFGFTGQMEFYAEDELDQVVRRAAGILGIGVDDDGAAEIARRSRGTPRIANRLLRRVRDYAEVRADGRITLPVTRQALEVYDVDELGLDRLDRAVLTALVRSFGGGPVGVSTLAVAVGEEPTTVEEVCEPYLVRAGMLARTPRGRVATAAAWQHVGLQPPAGSAGSFAEQGRLDQAAPGLFD from the coding sequence ATGACCGAGTTCGAGCCGGACCCGGCCGCAGTCGAGGCCGAAGCGTTGTCCGCACTGGCCCAGACCGGTGAGCGCGAGGTCGAGACCACGCTGCGCCCGCGCCGGCTGGCCGAGTTCGTCGGCCAGCCCAGGGTGCGCGAGCAGCTCGAACTGGTGCTGGAAAGCGCCCGGCGACGCGGGGTGCCGCCGGACCACGTGCTGCTCTCCGGCCCGCCCGGCCTCGGCAAGACCAGCCTGGCGATGATCGTCGCGGCCGAGCTGGACGCGGCCATCCGGATCACCTCCGGTCCCGCCCTGGAACGCGCGGGCGACCTGGCCGCGATGCTGTCCAACCTGGCCGAGGGCGACGTGCTGTTCATCGACGAGATCCACCGGATCGCCCGTCCCGCCGAGGAGATGCTCTATCTCGCGATGGAGGACTTCCGGGTGGACGTGGTGGTCGGCAAGGGCCCCGGCGCGACCAGCATCCCGCTGGAGATCGCGCCGTTCACCCTGGTCGGCGCCACCACCAGGTCCGGTGCGCTGACCGGCCCGCTGCGGGACCGGTTCGGCTTCACCGGGCAGATGGAGTTCTACGCGGAGGACGAGCTGGACCAGGTGGTGCGGCGCGCCGCCGGCATCCTCGGCATCGGGGTCGACGACGACGGCGCCGCCGAGATCGCCCGCCGTTCCCGTGGCACGCCCCGGATCGCGAACCGGTTGCTGCGCCGGGTGCGGGACTACGCCGAGGTACGCGCGGACGGGCGGATCACGCTGCCGGTCACCCGGCAGGCGCTGGAGGTCTACGACGTGGACGAGCTCGGCCTCGACCGGCTGGACCGCGCGGTGCTGACCGCGCTGGTCCGCTCGTTCGGCGGCGGTCCGGTGGGTGTTTCCACACTGGCCGTCGCGGTCGGGGAGGAACCCACTACGGTGGAGGAGGTGTGTGAGCCTTACCTGGTGCGGGCGGGTATGCTCGCGCGCACTCCACGGGGCCGGGTGGCCACGGCAGCCGCGTGGCAGCATGTCGGACTCCAGCCGCCGGCCGGGTCGGCTGGGAGCTTCGCCGAGCAAGGACGACTTGACCAGGCCGCCCCGGGGCTGTTCGACTGA
- the yajC gene encoding preprotein translocase subunit YajC: MEQLLLPLLLMAVVAIPLVMGTRKQKRAAAEQQQLQAGLTEGDRVMTTSGLYGTVADTSNETTIDIEIAPGVVTTWLRQAVREKVNPVVDEDESDSTELTGEHESITDSDTSTVEVAEDKKDDADKQGAQVAPPLEHGKK, translated from the coding sequence ATGGAACAGCTTTTGCTGCCGCTGCTGCTCATGGCCGTCGTGGCGATCCCGCTGGTGATGGGTACCCGCAAGCAGAAGCGGGCCGCGGCCGAACAGCAGCAGCTGCAGGCCGGACTGACCGAGGGCGACCGGGTGATGACCACCTCCGGCCTCTACGGCACGGTTGCCGACACCAGCAACGAGACCACCATCGACATCGAGATCGCGCCCGGTGTGGTGACCACCTGGCTGCGCCAGGCCGTCCGGGAGAAGGTCAACCCGGTCGTGGACGAGGACGAGTCCGACTCCACCGAGCTGACCGGTGAGCACGAGTCGATCACCGACTCCGACACCTCCACCGTCGAGGTCGCCGAGGACAAGAAGGACGACGCCGACAAGCAGGGTGCGCAGGTGGCGCCGCCGCTGGAGCACGGCAAGAAGTAG
- the secD gene encoding protein translocase subunit SecD produces MAPPARQIRPGRYLAFFVLIVVVLYGLVLFTGDRQPTPRLGIDLQGGTRVTLTARTPDGGEPSRESLEQARQIIDTRVNGIGVSGTKVVLDGTNVVITVPGEQGDQAKNLGRTAKLNFRKVVQVVPNTPAPPPQTGEPAPPSQAPPPGGGGGAGAAPQQQPAPPPTDDGSVDEDTAKLIQEARSVRQDPRLVPADPNDQAAAAAAQQLQQQVLTSMPCAVGVNDPLVGNDDPNLPLATCDEKGTEKYILAPSFLPGTEIADAQSSPPGPQKPGWTVALQFKSEGARIWGDFTSKNVNQQAAFVLDTQVVSAPRINQAILDGNTEISGQFTQTETKSLADILKYGSLPLSFESSDAKTVSATLGLASLEAGLIAGGIGLLLVFVYCLIYYRLLGVLTILSLGLSALVVYAVLVLLGRWMGYTLDLAGVAGFIIAIGITADSFVVFFERLKDEIREGRTFRSAVPRGWIRARRTILASDAVMFIAAAVLYAIAVGEVQGFAFTLGMSTVLDLVVVFLVTHPLVALAARSKTLSNPKFLGLGAVQELSSQRKAAAKAAGRTSPKEA; encoded by the coding sequence GTGGCACCACCGGCCCGGCAGATCCGCCCCGGACGCTATCTCGCCTTCTTTGTCCTCATCGTGGTCGTGCTCTACGGGCTGGTGCTGTTCACCGGCGACCGTCAGCCGACCCCGCGGCTGGGCATCGACCTCCAGGGGGGCACCCGGGTCACGCTGACCGCGCGAACCCCGGACGGCGGCGAACCGTCTCGTGAGTCGCTCGAACAGGCGCGCCAGATCATCGACACCCGGGTGAACGGGATCGGGGTCAGCGGGACCAAGGTGGTGCTGGACGGCACCAACGTCGTCATCACCGTGCCGGGGGAGCAGGGTGACCAGGCGAAGAACCTGGGCCGGACGGCGAAGCTGAACTTCCGCAAGGTGGTCCAGGTGGTGCCGAACACCCCGGCCCCGCCGCCGCAGACCGGCGAGCCCGCCCCGCCGTCGCAGGCGCCGCCGCCCGGTGGTGGCGGTGGAGCCGGTGCGGCCCCGCAGCAGCAGCCCGCGCCCCCGCCGACCGACGACGGTTCGGTGGACGAAGACACCGCGAAGCTGATCCAGGAGGCCAGGTCGGTCCGCCAGGACCCGCGGCTGGTGCCCGCCGACCCGAACGACCAGGCCGCGGCGGCCGCCGCGCAGCAGCTGCAGCAGCAGGTGCTCACCTCGATGCCCTGTGCGGTCGGGGTGAACGACCCGCTGGTCGGCAACGACGACCCGAACCTCCCGCTGGCGACCTGCGACGAGAAGGGCACCGAGAAGTACATCCTCGCGCCGTCCTTCCTGCCGGGCACCGAGATCGCGGACGCGCAGTCCTCCCCGCCGGGCCCGCAGAAGCCGGGCTGGACGGTGGCGCTGCAGTTCAAGTCCGAGGGCGCGCGCATCTGGGGTGACTTCACCTCCAAGAACGTGAATCAGCAGGCGGCATTCGTGCTGGACACCCAGGTGGTCTCCGCCCCCCGGATCAACCAGGCGATCCTGGACGGCAACACCGAGATCAGCGGTCAGTTCACCCAGACCGAGACGAAGAGCCTGGCCGACATCCTGAAGTACGGTTCGCTGCCGCTGTCCTTCGAGTCCTCGGACGCGAAGACGGTGTCCGCGACACTGGGCCTCGCTTCGCTGGAGGCCGGGCTGATCGCCGGTGGCATCGGGCTGCTGCTGGTGTTCGTCTACTGCTTGATCTACTACCGGCTGCTCGGCGTGCTGACCATCCTGTCGCTCGGGTTGTCCGCGCTCGTGGTGTACGCGGTGCTGGTGCTGCTCGGCCGCTGGATGGGCTACACCCTCGACCTCGCGGGGGTCGCCGGGTTCATCATCGCGATCGGTATCACCGCGGACTCGTTCGTGGTGTTCTTCGAACGGCTCAAGGACGAGATACGCGAGGGCAGAACCTTCCGGTCCGCGGTGCCGCGAGGCTGGATCAGGGCCAGGCGCACGATCCTGGCCTCGGACGCGGTCATGTTCATCGCGGCTGCCGTGCTGTACGCGATCGCCGTCGGCGAGGTGCAGGGCTTCGCGTTCACCCTCGGCATGTCCACGGTGCTGGACCTGGTCGTGGTCTTCCTGGTGACCCACCCGCTGGTCGCGCTGGCGGCGAGGTCGAAGACCCTGTCGAACCCGAAGTTCCTCGGCCTCGGCGCGGTGCAGGAGCTGAGTTCACAGCGCAAGGCCGCTGCCAAGGCCGCCGGCCGCACGAGCCCGAAGGAGGCGTGA
- the secF gene encoding protein translocase subunit SecF, with protein MAEQNGTNGDAGAASAATQSEKEAKGSIFHRLYVGTGAFDIVGKRKRWYIFFSALVLICILSMGIRGFNLGIEFEGGTQISLPAVSAQGEINEERAKDVFSDSLGKEVTEAQKVGTGASAAIQLRSETLDAAQVSKVKKALFDQLQPLGANGQPSAQVISDSAVSASWGGEISEKALIALGVFMVLVTIFLALYFERWMAVAALISLVHDIVVTAGIYSLVGFEVTPATVIGLLTILGFSLYDTVVVFDKVKENSRGLLGLTRRTYAETANLALNQTLMRSINTSVIALLPVLGLLVIGYILLGAGTLQDLALVQLAGMLTGVLSSVLLATPLLVDFKMRDPKYKQQAERVAARRANLARKAADRESELDVNDDEALDSELRKEKAYAAAASVPTRTPKAAQRRGRPSGKRGKR; from the coding sequence GTGGCCGAGCAGAACGGGACCAACGGGGACGCCGGTGCGGCTTCCGCCGCGACCCAGTCCGAGAAAGAAGCCAAGGGCAGCATCTTCCACCGGCTCTACGTCGGCACGGGTGCGTTCGACATCGTCGGCAAGCGCAAGCGCTGGTACATCTTCTTCTCCGCGCTGGTGCTGATCTGCATCCTGTCGATGGGCATCAGGGGCTTCAACCTCGGCATCGAGTTCGAGGGCGGCACCCAGATCAGCCTGCCGGCGGTGAGCGCGCAGGGCGAGATCAACGAGGAGCGGGCGAAGGACGTCTTCTCCGACTCGCTCGGCAAAGAGGTCACGGAAGCCCAGAAGGTCGGTACCGGTGCTTCGGCCGCCATCCAGCTCCGCTCCGAGACCTTGGACGCGGCGCAGGTCAGCAAGGTGAAGAAGGCGCTGTTCGACCAGCTGCAGCCGCTCGGCGCGAACGGCCAGCCCAGCGCGCAGGTGATCAGCGACAGCGCGGTCAGCGCCTCCTGGGGCGGTGAGATCTCGGAGAAGGCGCTGATCGCACTCGGCGTGTTCATGGTGCTGGTGACGATCTTCCTCGCGCTCTACTTCGAGCGCTGGATGGCGGTGGCCGCACTCATCTCGCTGGTGCACGACATCGTGGTGACCGCGGGCATCTACTCGCTGGTCGGCTTCGAGGTCACGCCGGCGACGGTGATCGGCCTGCTGACCATTCTCGGGTTCTCGCTCTACGACACGGTGGTGGTGTTCGACAAGGTCAAGGAGAACAGTCGTGGCCTGCTCGGGCTGACAAGGCGGACCTACGCCGAGACCGCGAACCTGGCGCTCAACCAGACCCTGATGCGCTCGATCAACACCTCGGTGATCGCGCTGCTGCCGGTGCTGGGGCTGCTGGTGATCGGCTACATCCTGCTCGGCGCCGGCACCCTGCAGGACCTGGCGCTGGTGCAGCTGGCCGGCATGCTGACCGGTGTGCTGTCCTCGGTGCTGCTGGCCACTCCGCTGCTGGTCGACTTCAAGATGCGCGACCCGAAGTACAAGCAGCAGGCGGAGCGGGTGGCCGCGCGGCGGGCCAACCTGGCGCGGAAGGCAGCCGACCGGGAGTCCGAATTGGACGTCAACGACGACGAGGCGCTGGATTCCGAGCTGCGCAAGGAAAAGGCGTACGCGGCGGCGGCCAGCGTGCCGACCAGGACGCCCAAGGCGGCGCAGCGGCGCGGCAGGCCGTCCGGCAAACGCGGCAAGCGCTGA
- a CDS encoding adenine phosphoribosyltransferase, which produces MRLSDALGLITEVPDFPEPGVLFRDLSPLFASADGFAAVVDALAAGLDPEVDLLAAVEARGFLLAAAVGYAKGLGVVLVRKPGKLPAVAGRVDYRLEYGTATLELPAGVVGAGSRVLVLDDVLATGGTLRAACELLENAGAAVAGISVVLELAALPGRAALAGREIHSLLSV; this is translated from the coding sequence ATGCGGTTGTCGGACGCGCTCGGCCTGATCACCGAGGTGCCGGATTTCCCGGAGCCGGGCGTGCTGTTCCGCGACCTCTCGCCGCTGTTCGCCAGCGCCGACGGGTTCGCCGCGGTGGTCGACGCGCTCGCCGCCGGGCTCGACCCCGAGGTGGACCTGCTGGCCGCGGTGGAGGCGAGGGGCTTCCTGCTCGCCGCCGCGGTCGGCTACGCCAAGGGGCTCGGTGTGGTGCTGGTGCGCAAGCCAGGCAAGCTGCCCGCGGTGGCCGGCCGGGTCGACTACCGGCTGGAGTACGGCACCGCGACGCTGGAGCTGCCGGCCGGTGTGGTCGGCGCGGGCAGCCGGGTGCTGGTGCTGGACGACGTGCTCGCCACCGGCGGCACCCTGCGCGCGGCCTGCGAGCTGCTGGAGAACGCGGGGGCCGCGGTGGCCGGGATCTCGGTCGTCCTCGAGCTGGCGGCCCTCCCTGGCAGGGCCGCGCTCGCCGGGCGCGAAATCCACTCGCTGCTGAGCGTCTGA
- a CDS encoding RelA/SpoT family protein has protein sequence MSQELHPVVPATENGGQPVPAGKPAPSQGATKAPSATRRVRARLARRITAQRPAAVKQVLEPLAAVHRELHPNADLTLLQHAYDVAEELHREQRRKSGDPYITHPLAVATILAELGMDTITLVAALLHDTVEDTGYSLERLSTDFGEKVGQLVDGVTKLDKVKLGPTAEAETIRKMVIAMARDPRVLVIKLADRLHNMRTMRFLPPEKQARKAKETLEVLAPLAHRLGMATVKWELEDLAFAILQPKKYDEIVRLVADRAPSRDIYLRQVIGELSTQLIGSRVTAKVEGRPKHYYSIHQKMIVRGRDLDDIHDLVGVRILVEDVRDCYAAMGVVHALWQPMPGRFKDYIAQPRFGVYQSLHTTVIGPDGKPLEVQIRTYEMHRTAEYGIAAHWRYKESRGTHGNNPANAVDVDEMAWMRQLLDWQREAADPGEFLDSLRYELATREIFVFTPKGDVVTLPAGATPVDFAYAVHTEVGHRCIGARVNGRLVALERKLENGEVVEIFTSKAEGAGPSRDWLSFAGSPKARAKIRQWFAKERRDEAIEIGKESITKEVRKVGLPMQRLISAESMGALAAELRHGDISSLYAAVGEGHTSAKHVVQRLVALIGGVEEAEEELAERSTPSTVTRRRGSNDVGVIVKGASDVWAKLARCCTPVPGDEILGFVTRGGGVSVHRTDCTNADDLRAQPERLVEVEWAPSETSVFLVAIQVEALDRHRLLSDVTKVLADEKVNILSASVTTSRDRVAVSRFSFEMGDPKHLGHVLKVVRGVEGVYDVYRVTSAS, from the coding sequence GTGAGCCAGGAGCTCCATCCGGTGGTGCCCGCCACGGAGAACGGCGGTCAGCCGGTGCCGGCGGGCAAGCCGGCGCCGTCCCAGGGGGCGACCAAGGCGCCGTCCGCCACCCGGCGGGTCAGGGCGCGCCTGGCCAGGCGAATCACCGCGCAGCGCCCGGCCGCGGTCAAGCAGGTGCTCGAACCGCTCGCCGCGGTGCACCGGGAGCTGCATCCCAACGCCGACCTCACCCTGCTCCAGCACGCCTACGACGTGGCCGAGGAGCTGCACCGCGAGCAGCGGCGCAAGTCCGGCGACCCGTACATCACCCACCCGCTCGCGGTGGCCACCATCCTGGCCGAGCTGGGCATGGACACCATCACGTTGGTCGCCGCCCTGCTGCACGACACCGTGGAGGACACCGGCTACTCGCTGGAGCGGCTCAGCACGGACTTCGGCGAGAAGGTCGGCCAGCTGGTCGACGGCGTGACCAAACTGGACAAGGTCAAGCTCGGCCCGACCGCGGAGGCGGAGACCATCCGCAAGATGGTCATCGCGATGGCCCGCGACCCGCGGGTGCTGGTGATCAAGCTCGCGGACCGGCTGCACAACATGCGCACCATGCGCTTCCTGCCGCCGGAGAAGCAGGCGCGCAAGGCCAAGGAGACCCTCGAGGTGCTGGCCCCGCTGGCGCACCGGCTGGGCATGGCCACGGTCAAGTGGGAGCTGGAGGACCTGGCCTTCGCCATCCTGCAGCCCAAGAAGTACGACGAGATCGTCCGGCTGGTCGCCGACCGGGCGCCGTCCAGGGACATCTACCTGCGCCAGGTGATCGGCGAGCTGTCCACCCAGCTGATCGGCTCCAGGGTGACCGCCAAGGTCGAAGGCAGGCCGAAGCACTACTACTCGATCCACCAGAAGATGATCGTCCGCGGCCGGGACCTGGACGACATCCATGACCTGGTCGGCGTCCGGATCCTGGTGGAGGACGTGCGCGACTGCTACGCCGCGATGGGCGTGGTGCACGCGCTCTGGCAGCCGATGCCCGGCCGGTTCAAGGACTACATCGCCCAGCCCCGGTTCGGCGTCTACCAGTCGCTGCACACCACCGTGATCGGGCCGGACGGCAAGCCGCTCGAGGTGCAGATCCGCACCTACGAGATGCACCGCACCGCGGAGTACGGCATCGCGGCGCACTGGCGGTACAAGGAAAGCCGGGGCACCCACGGCAACAATCCGGCCAACGCGGTGGACGTGGACGAGATGGCCTGGATGCGCCAGCTGCTCGACTGGCAGCGGGAGGCCGCCGACCCCGGCGAGTTCCTCGACTCGCTGCGCTACGAGCTGGCCACCCGCGAGATCTTCGTGTTCACCCCCAAGGGCGACGTGGTCACCCTGCCCGCCGGTGCCACCCCGGTGGACTTCGCCTACGCGGTGCACACCGAGGTGGGGCACCGCTGCATCGGCGCCAGGGTGAACGGCAGGCTGGTCGCGCTGGAGCGCAAGCTGGAAAACGGTGAGGTCGTCGAGATCTTCACCTCGAAGGCGGAGGGTGCCGGCCCGAGCCGGGACTGGTTGTCCTTCGCCGGTTCACCGAAGGCACGCGCCAAGATCCGCCAGTGGTTCGCCAAGGAACGCCGCGACGAGGCCATCGAGATCGGCAAGGAGTCGATCACCAAGGAGGTCCGCAAGGTCGGGCTGCCCATGCAGCGCCTGATCTCCGCGGAGTCCATGGGCGCGCTGGCCGCCGAGCTCCGGCACGGCGACATCAGTTCGTTGTACGCGGCCGTCGGTGAAGGCCACACCAGCGCCAAGCACGTGGTGCAGCGGCTGGTCGCACTGATCGGCGGGGTGGAGGAGGCCGAGGAGGAGCTGGCCGAGCGGTCCACCCCGTCCACGGTCACCCGCCGGCGCGGTTCGAACGACGTCGGCGTCATCGTCAAGGGCGCCAGCGACGTCTGGGCCAAGCTGGCGCGGTGCTGCACCCCGGTGCCCGGCGACGAGATCCTCGGTTTCGTGACCCGCGGCGGCGGCGTGAGCGTGCACCGCACCGACTGCACGAACGCGGACGACCTGCGGGCCCAGCCCGAACGGCTGGTCGAGGTGGAGTGGGCGCCGTCGGAGACCTCGGTGTTCCTGGTTGCCATCCAGGTGGAGGCGCTGGACCGGCACCGGCTGCTGTCCGACGTGACCAAGGTGCTCGCGGACGAGAAGGTGAACATCCTGTCCGCCTCGGTCACCACCTCGCGCGACCGGGTGGCGGTGAGCAGGTTCTCGTTCGAGATGGGCGATCCGAAACATCTCGGGCATGTGCTCAAGGTGGTGCGCGGGGTCGAGGGCGTCTACGACGTCTACCGGGTCACCTCGGCGTCCTGA
- a CDS encoding enoyl-CoA hydratase/isomerase family protein — protein sequence MIEGLEFDRDGDVARLTFARPEKKNAIAHGMWSAIPSIVADVEQDRSVKVLVLTGAGADFSAGADISEFGALRSSAEGAAVYDKAVEAAVRALSGMRKPTIALIRGNCIGGGCQVSVACDFRFAEQGARFGITPAKLGIVYDFRSTQQLVSLVGPAHARYFLLSGELIDAPRAREIGLVNEVFPSGELESSALAFVRTLCSRSQASVRGMNRIIEKIVSGQLESDAEVDEIRLAALHGEDYAEGVSAFLERRAPKFGYR from the coding sequence ATGATCGAAGGGCTCGAGTTCGACCGTGACGGCGATGTCGCCAGGCTGACCTTCGCCAGGCCGGAGAAGAAGAACGCGATCGCGCACGGGATGTGGTCGGCGATCCCGTCGATCGTGGCCGACGTGGAACAGGACCGGTCGGTGAAGGTGCTGGTGCTGACCGGCGCCGGCGCGGACTTCTCGGCCGGTGCGGACATCAGCGAGTTCGGCGCGCTGCGGTCTTCGGCCGAAGGTGCCGCGGTCTACGACAAGGCGGTGGAGGCCGCGGTGCGCGCGCTGAGCGGGATGCGCAAGCCGACCATCGCGCTGATCCGCGGCAACTGCATCGGCGGCGGCTGCCAGGTCTCGGTGGCCTGCGACTTCCGGTTTGCCGAGCAGGGCGCCCGGTTCGGCATCACCCCGGCCAAGCTCGGCATCGTCTACGACTTCCGGTCCACCCAGCAGCTGGTGTCGCTGGTCGGTCCGGCGCACGCCAGGTACTTCCTGCTCTCCGGCGAGCTGATCGACGCGCCGAGGGCACGCGAGATCGGGCTGGTCAACGAGGTGTTCCCGAGCGGGGAGCTGGAGTCTTCGGCGCTGGCGTTCGTGCGCACCCTGTGCTCGCGTTCGCAGGCGTCGGTCCGCGGGATGAACCGGATCATCGAGAAGATCGTTTCCGGTCAGCTGGAGAGCGACGCCGAGGTGGACGAGATCCGGCTCGCCGCCTTGCACGGCGAGGACTACGCGGAGGGCGTGTCGGCCTTTCTCGAGCGGCGTGCGCCGAAGTTCGGGTACCGGTGA
- a CDS encoding ribokinase gives MTARRTVLVVGSTMVDMITYLDRPPAAGETVAGREFQLGFGGKGANQAVMARLLGAEVLMVNRIGDDVFGEMTMANFRAHGIGTEHVTTVANCSSGVAPIQVEPDGTNRIVVVPGANERMTAEQARAAVAGTPRLGLVLGQFEIPQAVTAAAFRAARDRGATTVLNPAPAAAVDPELLAVTDWMVPNETEFLEIAGVPGPIGDEAIAGLAARLGVRLAVTLGERGVALLGADGVVTRIEPPPAEARDTTGAGDAFVGAFGYGLASGMDEVAAARLGCACASASVRHPGTQKSFPTGQSLADARSWAG, from the coding sequence GTGACAGCGCGCCGGACCGTGCTGGTCGTGGGCAGCACGATGGTCGACATGATCACCTACCTGGACCGGCCACCCGCCGCCGGGGAGACCGTGGCAGGCCGGGAGTTCCAGCTCGGGTTCGGCGGCAAGGGCGCCAACCAGGCGGTGATGGCCAGGCTGCTCGGCGCCGAAGTGCTGATGGTCAACCGGATCGGCGACGACGTGTTCGGCGAGATGACCATGGCCAACTTCCGCGCGCACGGGATCGGCACCGAGCACGTCACCACGGTGGCGAACTGCAGCAGCGGGGTGGCGCCGATCCAGGTGGAGCCGGACGGCACCAACCGAATCGTGGTGGTGCCGGGTGCGAACGAGCGGATGACCGCGGAGCAGGCACGGGCCGCGGTGGCTGGGACGCCGCGGCTGGGATTGGTGCTCGGGCAGTTCGAGATCCCGCAGGCGGTGACCGCGGCCGCCTTCCGCGCCGCGCGCGACCGAGGAGCGACCACCGTGCTGAACCCGGCTCCGGCGGCCGCGGTCGACCCGGAGCTGCTGGCGGTCACCGACTGGATGGTGCCGAACGAGACGGAGTTCCTGGAGATCGCCGGTGTGCCAGGGCCGATCGGTGACGAGGCCATTGCGGGCCTGGCGGCGCGGTTGGGCGTCCGGTTGGCCGTGACGCTGGGGGAGCGGGGCGTCGCGCTGCTGGGCGCGGACGGCGTGGTGACCAGGATCGAGCCACCGCCGGCCGAGGCGCGGGACACCACCGGCGCCGGGGACGCGTTCGTCGGTGCCTTCGGCTACGGCCTGGCGTCCGGAATGGACGAGGTGGCTGCCGCCAGGCTCGGCTGTGCCTGCGCTTCCGCGAGCGTGCGGCATCCCGGCACCCAGAAGTCCTTCCCCACCGGCCAGTCGCTCGCCGACGCCCGATCCTGGGCCGGCTAG
- a CDS encoding aminotransferase class IV family protein, giving the protein MTRILTKVELNGRAATAEDLVRPALSNYGHFTAMQVRDGRVRGLAEHLTRLRRSTTALFGSELDPELVRAHLRHAVGEYGAFSVRVNIFSGTMDRADPAQPAAPDVLVSVDEPSEPASTPLRVRSAEYERVLPEVKHVGTFGLIHHIREARLAGFDDALFVDARGRITEGSVWNVGFFDGGTVVFPDAPALPGISLQLLRKGLRAKGVPVESREVRLSDLAGFDTTFVTNSATVGQPIASVDDVPLKLDPAHLAIVRDAYDSLPWDRI; this is encoded by the coding sequence TTGACCAGGATTTTGACCAAGGTCGAGCTGAACGGCCGGGCGGCCACCGCGGAGGATCTGGTGCGCCCGGCCCTGTCGAACTACGGGCACTTCACCGCGATGCAGGTGCGCGACGGCCGGGTCCGCGGGCTGGCCGAGCACCTGACGCGGCTGCGGCGGAGCACCACCGCGCTGTTCGGCTCCGAGCTGGATCCAGAGCTGGTGCGGGCGCACCTGCGGCATGCGGTCGGCGAGTACGGGGCGTTTTCGGTGCGGGTGAACATCTTCTCCGGCACGATGGACCGCGCCGATCCCGCGCAACCGGCCGCGCCCGACGTGCTGGTCTCGGTGGACGAGCCGAGCGAGCCCGCGAGCACCCCGCTCCGGGTGCGGTCGGCCGAGTACGAGCGCGTGCTGCCCGAGGTGAAGCACGTGGGCACGTTCGGGCTGATCCACCACATCCGGGAGGCCAGGCTCGCCGGCTTCGACGACGCGCTGTTCGTGGACGCCCGTGGCCGGATCACCGAGGGCAGCGTCTGGAACGTCGGCTTCTTCGACGGCGGCACGGTGGTCTTCCCGGACGCGCCCGCGCTGCCCGGGATCAGCCTTCAGCTGCTGCGGAAAGGCTTGCGGGCCAAGGGAGTTCCGGTGGAATCCCGGGAGGTGCGGCTGTCCGATCTGGCGGGGTTCGACACCACCTTCGTGACCAACTCGGCGACCGTCGGCCAGCCCATCGCGTCGGTGGACGACGTGCCGCTGAAACTGGACCCCGCCCACCTCGCCATCGTGCGCGACGCCTACGACTCCCTTCCCTGGGACCGGATCTAG